The following is a genomic window from Chitinophaga caseinilytica.
AATTTCCCCATAAATTTGCGGGTTATGGACATGCAGCAAACAAAAGGGAACCGGGCCATCGTCATCTGGTTATACACCGGGGTGGCCATGATCATCGTGCAGGTATTGCTGGGCGGCATCACGCGGCTGACGGGCAGCGGGCTCAGCATCACGGAATGGAAGCCTATCCTCGGCGCCCTTCCGCCCATGAACGAAGCCGCCTGGCAGGAGGCGTTCGCGAAATACCAGGAGATCGGGCAAAGTAAATATATCAATAGTCACTTTACTTTGACCGATTTCAAATGGATTTATTTCTGGGAATGGCTCCACCGCAACTGGGCGCGCCTTATCGGCATCGTGTTCTTCGTCCCTTTTATATATTTCATCCTGAAAAAGATCATCGACCGCAGCATGATCTGGCCTATGGTGGTGCTTTTCGTGCTGGGCGGCCTCCAGGGCGGCATCGGCTGGATCATGGTGCAGAGCGGGCTGAACGAGGAAGACCTCTACGTGAGCCATATTCGTTTAGCCGGGCACTTTATCGCTGCGCTGGGATTGCTGTGGTACGTGCTCTGGTTTGCCCTGAAGCTGAGCGTTCCCCCTCCGGCCGCGCCGAAGCGCCGGGGCTCCGCCGGCTGTCTGGCTGGATCCTGGGGATTTTGGTCCTCCAATTAATATATGGCGCGTTCATGGCAGGTTTGCACGCAGCCCTTTCCGCGCCTACCTGGCCGTCTGTCAACGGGTTCGCCGTTCCGCCGGGGATGTTTGCGCAGGGAGGGTTCTGGGCCGATGCCACGCACAATCCCATCACGATACATTTCATCCACCGCGGGCTTGCCTATATATTAATAATACTGATCGCAGTATGGTACGTGAAAGCGCACCGGTTCCCGCAGCTGCAGGGCGCCCGCGCCGCCGCATTGTTCACCGTACTGCTGCAGGTATTCCTCGGCGTGCTCACCGTGCTGAACAGCTCCGTGAAAATTCCGCTGGCGTTCGCACTGGCGCACCAGTTTGTGGGCATGGGCCTGCTCATGGTGATGGTGTGGGCGCGGTTCCTGACACGGCCGGCGCACCGCTGACATATTATTAATTTTTCATTGCCGATTTTCTCCTTAATTTACTGAGGTGAAAAGATTTTGGACAAGATTCTTCTACTCCTTCCCTATTCAGCTGCTGCTGCTGCATTTCCGCAAGTACCAGGTGCTGTTGATATTCTGGGCGATCCTGTTCAGCACCATCAATGGCGGCTTCGCGAAGCTGTACGGCGGCGATGCGCTGTACCTCGCGCCCGAATACATGGGAAAGGTGAATTTCTACAGCACCACCGTGATGGGCGTGGCCACCGCCATTTTTACCATGAGCTGGAACATCACCACGTTCATTCTGCACAGCGGCCGGTTTAAATTCCTCGCCACCACATCCCAACCCTTTTCGCGCTACTGCCTCAATAACTCGATCATTCCCGCCGCCTTCCTGCTCATGCTGCTCTGGCGCGGATGGCAGTACCAACGCTGGCAGGAGCTCAATTCCGTTCCGCAGATCCTGCTGCTGGCCGAGGGTTTTATCTGCGGCTACCTCGCCATCCTGTTCGTCTCCTTTTTCTATTTCTTCAACGCGGATAAAAATATCGGGAAACGGCTGATGCGCAAATTCGGCAATCCGCGCAATTTCCTCCGCACCATCCTCATCCCCAACCAGGAGCACGACGAAAACGCCATCCCCGTACTGAATTATTTCGCCAGTCCATGGCGGGTACGCCGGGCCAGGAACGTAGGTCACTACAACAAACATTACCTCGATAACATTTTCCGCCAGCATCATTTCGCGGCCATGATCACGATAGGCCTGGCGCTGGTGTTCCTCGTCATCATGGCCTACCTCATGGATTATCCCGCGTTCCGCATCCCCGCGGGCGCGAGCGTCCTCATCTTCTTCGCGTTCCTCATCGGCGTGGCCGGCGCATACGCGTACCTGCTCGAAAGCTGGGCCATCCCCGTACTGATCGGCATCATCATCAGCCTCAACTGGATGGTGAAAAACCAGTGGCTCGACAACCGCAACAAAGCATACGGACTTAACTATAACAACAAAAAAGAACGCCCGGCCTACAGCGTGCCGCACCTGCAGGAATTCTTTACCGCAGCGCGCGCGGAAGCCGACCGGAAACATACCCTGCAGATCCTGGAGAACTGGAAAAAGCAGTTCCCCGCAGGCAGCAAGCCCCCGCTGATCGTACTGAACACCAGCGGCGGGGGAGCCGTTCCGCCGCGTGGACGATGAACGTGCTCCAGCGGTACGACAGCCTCCTCAAAGGAAAAATGCTCCGCCATACCTTCCTCATGACCGGCGCCTCCGGCGGGATGCTCGGGGCCACGTATTTCCGGGAGCTGTACCTCCGGCGCCAGGAGCACCGGCTGCCGGCATCGCAGAACCTGTACGACAGTTCGTACTGCGAAAAGATTTCCAGGGATTTGCTGAACTCCGTGTTCAGCTCGTTCGCCGTCAACGATTTCATCACCCCGTTCCGGCATTTCAAGATCGGCGACAACGCCTACGCGAAAGACCGCGGGTATGCCTTCGAGATGCAACTGAACCTGAACACCGATCACATCCTCAATAAAAAGCTCGGCGAATACCGGGAAGCCGAATTCGAAGCGCGGATCCCCATGCTGATCTGGTGCGCCAGCATCAATGCAGACGGGCGCCGGCTGTATATGTCGCCGCAGCCGGTAAGTTACCTCTGCGCGCCGGAGTACCGATACCCAACGAGGAGCATCCGGGATGTGGACGGAGTGGATTTCGCGCAGTTTTTCGCCAACCAGGACGCACAGGAGCTGCGGGTCACGAGCGCCATCCGCATGAGCGCCACTTTCCCTTATGTGCTGCCGAACGTTTTCCTGCCGAGCAACCCTATCATCGATGTGATGGACGCGGGCATCAGTGATAATTTCGGGCAGGAAACGAGCCTCCGGTTCCTGTATAATTTCCGGGACTGGATCAATGCCAATACTGCCGGCGTCATTTTCATGCAGCTGCGCGATTCGCGGAAAAACGACGTGAGCCCCATCAAACAGAAAAAAGATCTGGGCGATCTGATCTTCGAGCCCCTGTTTTCCATGCAGCGGCACTGGACGAGCATGCAGGATTTCGACCAGGACCAGCTTATTAATTATATGGAGGGATGTTTTCCCGGGAAGTTCACGCGGCTGATCTTCCAGTACGTTCCGCAGCAGGCGGATAAGGCGGCGGCGCTGAGCTGGCACCTCACCCCGCGGGAAAAACTGGACATCGCGCGGGCGCTCGACAACCCGGCAAACCAGCAGGCCTACCGGCAGCTGGAAACCGCGCTGGGCGGGGCTTCCACTACTCCATGACCCTCACACATGTTTGTCGCATCACATTTATAACAATCTATATAACAGTCGTTTGGACAAATGTCCGGATTCTGTTATTTCCGGGTTATTTAAAAATGTGCGGCACCAAATTCGCATGATTATTCGTACCTTTGCGCCTTCATTTCGGATTCTTCCGGTTTTTCAGAGCTATCAGGAAGGGGTCGGAAACGGCTAAAAACATTGTCATGCAAATCAGAAACATCGCTATCATCGCGCACGTAGACCACGGCAAAACGACCCTGGTAGACAAGATCTTACATTCTACCAACGTGTTCCGGGCCAACCAGGAAACAGGGGAGCTGATCATGGATAACAACGACCTGGAAAAGGAACGCGGTATCACGATCCTGTCCAAAAACGTGTCGGTTGAATATAACGGAGTGAAAATCAACGTTATCGATACTCCGGGCCACGCCGACTTCGGTGGTGAGGTGGAACGCGTACTGAAAATGGCCGACGGTGTGATCCTGCTCGTGGACGCCTTCGAAGGCCCCATGCCGCAGACCCGCTTCGTACTCCAGAAAGCCCTCCAGCTGAACCTGAAACCCATCGTCGTAATTAATAAGGTAGACAAAGCGAACTGTCGCCCCGACGAAGTGCATGACGCCGTTTTTGAACTCTTCTTCAACCTCGACGCAACCGAAGAACAGCTGAACTTCCCGACCTATTACGGTTCCGGCAAGAACGGCTGGTTCAACGATTCGCTCACGCCCCGTGAAGACATCCTGCCCCTGCTCGACGGTATCCTCAAACACGTTCCGCAACCGAAGATCGCAGAAGGCTCCCTCCAGCTTCAAATCACCTCTCTCGACTATAGCACCTTCCTCGGCCGTATCGCCGTAGGTAAAGTGACCCGTGGCACCATCGTCGAAAACCAGCCTATTTCGCTGGTTCAGGTAGATGGCTCCATCAAGAAATCCCGTGTTCGTGAACTGTACATCTTCGAATCGCTCGGTAAAAAACGCGTGACCGAAGTATACCCCGGCGACATTTGCGCTGTGGTAGGCCTGGAAGATTTTGGTATCGGCGACACCATCGCCGACTTCGAAAATCCCGAAGCACTGCCCGTTATCAGCGTAGACGAGCCTACCATGAACATGATGTTCAGCATCAACAACTCTCCCTTCTTCGGTAAAGACGGCAAATTCGTGACTTCCCGTCACCTGCGCGACCGCCTCATCAAAGAAACCGAGAAAAACCTCGCCCTCCGCGTGGTTGACACCGACTCCGCCGACTCCTTCCTGGTGTATGGCCGCGGTATCCTCCACCTCGGCGTACTGGTAGAAACCATGCGTCGTGAAGGATATGAGCTGACCGTTGGCCAGCCGCAGGTAATCCTCAAAAACATCGACGGCAAGAAATGCGAGCCTTATGAAACCCTCGTGGTAGACGTTCCCCAGGAATTCGCTTCCAAAGTGATCGAC
Proteins encoded in this region:
- the typA gene encoding translational GTPase TypA; its protein translation is MQIRNIAIIAHVDHGKTTLVDKILHSTNVFRANQETGELIMDNNDLEKERGITILSKNVSVEYNGVKINVIDTPGHADFGGEVERVLKMADGVILLVDAFEGPMPQTRFVLQKALQLNLKPIVVINKVDKANCRPDEVHDAVFELFFNLDATEEQLNFPTYYGSGKNGWFNDSLTPREDILPLLDGILKHVPQPKIAEGSLQLQITSLDYSTFLGRIAVGKVTRGTIVENQPISLVQVDGSIKKSRVRELYIFESLGKKRVTEVYPGDICAVVGLEDFGIGDTIADFENPEALPVISVDEPTMNMMFSINNSPFFGKDGKFVTSRHLRDRLIKETEKNLALRVVDTDSADSFLVYGRGILHLGVLVETMRREGYELTVGQPQVILKNIDGKKCEPYETLVVDVPQEFASKVIDLVTRRKGEMLIMETKGEMQHLEFEIPSRGLIGLRTQMLTNTAGEAVMAHRFNDYKPWKGPIPGRNNGVLVAKEAGTTTGYSLDKLQDRGSFFVDPGEEVYRGMIIGENNKPGDLVVNPNEGKKLTNMRASGSDAATNIAPKILMTLEECMEYIQQDECIEVTPNHIRMRKTILDEEERKKFQKMLKAEEVN